The Bacteroidales bacterium genome contains a region encoding:
- a CDS encoding aspartate-semialdehyde dehydrogenase, with the protein MKIAVVGATGMVGRTMMKVLEERNFPVSQLLPAASEKSVGKEVIFKGKAVKVVSVMEAVEAKPEFAIFSAGASTSREWAPVFAKNGTVVIDNSSYWRMDKNIPLIVPEINSHVIKKGDRIIANPNCSTIQMVMALAPLHRKYKIKRLVVATYQSVTGTGVKAVAQMENERMGIKGEMAYAHPIDKNCFPHGGSFQPDGYTTEEQKLLDETRKILEDNTIQVTATVVRIPVVGGHSEAVNIEFENDFNIDDVRFLISQFPGVIVYDSPAENKYPMPLMAHNRDEVFVGRIRRDLSREKCLNLWVVSDNIRKGAATNAVQIAEYMSANKLF; encoded by the coding sequence ATGAAGATAGCTGTTGTAGGAGCCACCGGCATGGTAGGCCGCACAATGATGAAAGTTCTGGAGGAAAGAAATTTCCCTGTTTCGCAATTACTACCCGCCGCATCAGAAAAATCGGTTGGGAAAGAAGTTATCTTTAAGGGGAAGGCCGTTAAGGTAGTAAGTGTTATGGAAGCTGTAGAAGCAAAGCCTGAATTTGCTATCTTTTCAGCAGGAGCTTCAACTTCGAGGGAGTGGGCACCCGTATTTGCCAAAAACGGTACTGTTGTGATTGACAACTCCTCTTACTGGAGAATGGATAAGAACATCCCTCTCATAGTTCCTGAAATAAACAGTCATGTAATCAAAAAAGGTGACAGGATAATCGCAAACCCAAACTGTTCAACTATACAGATGGTAATGGCTTTGGCTCCTCTTCACCGGAAATATAAAATCAAGCGCCTTGTCGTTGCTACTTATCAGTCGGTTACCGGTACCGGTGTAAAAGCTGTTGCCCAGATGGAGAATGAGAGAATGGGAATAAAAGGAGAAATGGCTTACGCTCATCCCATTGACAAGAACTGTTTCCCCCACGGTGGTTCATTTCAGCCCGACGGTTATACCACAGAGGAACAGAAACTTCTTGACGAGACACGTAAAATACTTGAGGATAACACAATACAGGTAACTGCCACTGTTGTAAGAATCCCTGTTGTGGGGGGTCATTCAGAAGCAGTAAATATCGAATTTGAAAATGATTTCAATATTGACGATGTAAGATTTCTCATCAGTCAGTTCCCCGGTGTTATTGTATATGATAGTCCGGCTGAAAACAAATATCCGATGCCTCTGATGGCTCATAACAGGGATGAAGTTTTTGTCGGCAGGATCAGAAGAGATCTCTCGAGGGAAAAGTGTCTGAACCTGTGGGTTGTATCAGATAATATCAGGAAAGGTGCGGCTACAAATGCAGTTCAGATTGCAGAATATATGTCGGCTAATAAATTGTTCTAA